In Rosa chinensis cultivar Old Blush chromosome 1, RchiOBHm-V2, whole genome shotgun sequence, a genomic segment contains:
- the LOC112170017 gene encoding uncharacterized protein LOC112170017, giving the protein METTELTHFTHKITITMEKGRLIRLNDHWVSIAIDNLDSFGDVGYLDFEFLDQVLPHCSKDQLIHIEKSTKAVNLTPITNKLWKRFFEREFGGKATDEVIQKMKIKKMSFKWSELYQAKSKRMEEDEKEVGERLKKLYEKEAARKQSRQVKVLDKVPPSSSSNKRTGSKKESKLMSKLRKHHLNCLEVRNNEAMKMKRTAAKFSGLIRKSRTTSIQAMNVF; this is encoded by the coding sequence ATGGAAACCACAGAGCTCACTCACTTCACTCACAAAATAACCATCACAATGGAGAAGGGAAGGTTAATCCGTCTCAATGACCACTGGGTGTCCATTGCTATCGACAATCTTGATTCTTTTGGGGATGTTGGGTACCTAGACTTCGAGTTTCTCGATCAGGTCTTGCCGCACTGCTCCAAAGACCAGTTGATTCACATCGAGAAGAGCACAAAAGCTGTCAACCTGACTCCGATCACCAATAAGCTGTGGAAGAGGTTCTTTGAGAGAGAGTTCGGTGGCAAAGCCACTGATGAGGTGATCCAGAAGATGAAGATCAAGAAAATGAGTTTCAAGTGGTCGGAGTTGTACCAGGCCAAGTCGAAGAGGATGGAAGAGGATGAGAAAGAAGTCGGTGAAAGGTTGAAGAAGCTGTACGAGAAAGAAGCTGCTCGGAAACAAAGCCGGCAAGTTAAGGTGTTGGACAAGGTTCCACCTTCTTCGTCAAGCAACAAAAGAACTGGCTCCAAGAAAGAGAGCAAACTGATGAGCAAATTGAGGAAACATCATTTGAATTGTCTAGAAGTGAGAAACAATGAAGCTATGAAGATGAAGAGAACTGCTGCCAAGTTTTCTGGTCTTATCAGAAAGTCAAGAACGACGTCTATTCAAGCTATGAACGTCTTTTGA
- the LOC112182450 gene encoding uncharacterized protein LOC112182450 — protein MECFFKGANEDLTPSPVDILRCPFLRNINEPTNFSFSSMSSMAFPMPVRAASKGPIFEDGPNFDMAFKLFHGSDGVVPLSGRSFEHSEKVEPQPAPCMFNPLAAKAATISLSSFGPGGPFGFDAFSEKWKKMQKKSNSSKKGSSSKGGNSNHEAASNEWLQSGNCPIAKSFRAVSGVIPLVAKALQLPPGMKVKCPPAIVAARAALAKTAFAKNLRPQPLPAKVLVIGALGMAANVPLGIWREHTKKFSPSWFAAVHAAVPFIAVLRKSVLMPKSAMAFTIAASILGQVIGSRAERYRLKAKAAKTLALTETSVQIKKTETSVVGMKSQFQVVEAKSDHCTEIEEWNSVALQVSRPSSSTDVFC, from the exons ATGGAGTGCTTTTTCAAAGGTGCGAATGAGGACTTGACGCCTTCTCCGGTAGACATTCTTCGGTGTCCATTTTTGAGGAACATTAATGAGCCAACCAATTTTTCCTTCTCCTCCATGTCGTCCATGGCTTTCCCGATGCCG GTACGTGCAGCCAGCAAAGGTCCAATTTTTGAAGATGGTCCCAATTTCGACATGGCATTTAAGCTTTTCCATGGGAGTGATGGAGTAGTCCCTCTTTCTGGACGATCATTTGAGCATTCTGAGAAAGTTGAGCCTCAACCAGCCCCATGCATGTTTAATCCATTAGCTGCAAAGGCAGCTACTATCAGTCTCTCATCCTTTGGACCTGGAGGACCTTTCGGCTTTGATGCATTCTCTGAGAAGTGGAAGAAAATGCAAAAGAAGTCTAATTCCTCGAAAAAGGGTTCTTCTTCAAAG GGAGGAAACTCTAATCACGAGGCAGCGAGTAACGAGTGGCTGCAAAGTGGAAACTGTCCGATTGCAAAGTCATTCCGTGCTGTTAGTGGTGTCATTCCGCTTGTTGCAAAGGCTTTGCAGCTCCCTCCAGGCATGAAAGTTAAGTGCCCACCGGCAATAGTTGCAGCACGAGCAGCTCTGGCAAAAACTGCATTTGCAAAGAACCTCCGCCCACAACCCCTGCCTGCAAAAGTTCTTGTGATTGGAGCACTGGGAATGGCAGCCAATGTTCCTTTAGGGATATGGAGAGAGCACACCAAGAAATTCTCTCCGTCTTGGTTTGCTGCTGTGCATGCAGCTGTTCCATTCATAGCTGTACTTCGAAAGTCTGTGTTGATGCCTAAGTCGGCTATGGCGTTTACCATTGCAGCATCTATATTAGGACAGGTGATTGGGTCTAGAGCAGAGCGCTACCGTCTGAAGGCAAAGGCAGCTAAAACCTTGGCTTTGACTGAAACCTCTGTTCAGATCAAGAAGACTGAAACCTCTGTTGTTGGGATGAAAAGCCAGTTCCAGGTGGTTGAAGCGAAATCTGATCATTGCACTGAGATTGAGGAATGGAATTCAGTTGCTCTGCAGGTCTCACGCCCTTCTTCATCAACCGATGTGTTCTGCTAA
- the LOC112182449 gene encoding beta-taxilin: protein MENPEANQLPEVDSLPDGFVESSSEPLAPPTPNFEQEKPLGNHEDDNGSEMDRSKERVDELGANELQTSQDKGEKTPKLRTFPVPLSETDNFDASVESVEVPKKASTEQTAEGSVVVPGSADSACEAAIQASGCSEVKEQVEAKCESSERPIEVGLDAPAPATNLKEISASESVEKNKKPDTTETKRKNPKRTFKSEKEFIEFTLKYQQVLAERDGAIAVRDKLESLCRELQRQNKMLMDECRRVSTEGQNLRLELSTKFQDAIKDVSKKLDEQKDECISQLKENEMLSTKLQQLTHQYAHSEQQYETKLKQKSLELQIADLKIRQHEEKLIQEQSQMKLYAEQVSQLLSTEKNLRLQLTADGEKFQQFQDALLKSNEVFETFKQEIEKMAKSIKDLKKENVFLKSKCDKTDVTLIELVDERERLKKQLEKTKNQKEKLESLCRSLQAERKQNSTEGNTSDALPVSS, encoded by the exons ATGGAGAACCCAGAAGCAAATCAGCTTCCTGAAGTGGATTCATTGCCAGATGGATTTGTTGAGAGCTCGTCAGAGCCACTGGCTCCTCCAACTCCCAACTTTGAACAAGAGAAGCCTCTGGGCAATCACGAGGATGATAATGGCTCAGAGATGGATCGTTCGAAGGAGCGTGTCGATGAATTGGGTGCAAATGAGTTGCAAACGAGCCAGGATAAGGGAGAGAAGACACCAAAGCTGAGAACCTTTCCTGTTCCATTATCGGAAACTGATAATTTTGATGCTTCAGTTGAGTCAGTTGAAGTTCCAAAGAAGGCTTCTACAGAGCAGACAGCAGAAGGTTCAGTAGTTGTGCCCGGGTCGGCTGATTCTGCGTGTGAGGCTGCAATTCAGGCATCTGGTTGCAGTGAAGTAAAGGAACAAGTTGAAGCAAAATGTGAAAGTTCAGAGAGAC CAATTGAAGTAGGCTTGGATGCACCAGCTCCAGCAACCAATCTAAAGGAAATATCTGCTTCGGAGAGtgttgaaaaaaacaaaaaacca GATACAACTGAAACCAAACGGAAAAATCCAAAGCGGACCTTTAAATCAGAGAAGGAGTTTATAGAGTTCACTTTGAAGTATCAACAAGTTCTTGCAGAGAGAGATGGAG CCATTGCTGTTCGAGATAAGCTTGAGTCGTTGTGTAGAGAGTTACAACGTCAGAACAAAATGCTAATG GATGAATGTAGACGGGTGTCAACAGAGGGCCAAAACTTGAGATTAGAGTTATCAACCAAGTTCCAAGATGCAATAAAG GATGTGAGCAAAAAGCTAGATGAGCAGAAGGATGAATGTATCTCTCAGCTAAAggagaatgaaat GTTAAGTACCAAACTACAGCAGCTCACCCATCAGTATGCTCATTCTGAACAGCAATATGAAACGAAG TTGAAGCAAAAATCATTGGAGCTTCAAATTGCTGATTTGAAGATTAGGCAGCATGAAGAGAAATTAATCCAGGAACAGTCCCAGATGAAATTATATGCAGAACAGGTGTCACAATTACTATCAACTGAAAAGAATTTGCGGTTGCAGTTGACGGCTGATGGGGAGAAATTCCAACAATTCCAG GATGCATTGTTAAAAAGCAATGAAGTTTTCGAAACATTCAAACAGGAGATTGAAAAG ATGGCAAAGTCTATCAAGGACCTCAAGAAGGAAAATGTGTTCTTGAAGAGCAAATGTGATAAGACAGATGTTACTCTTATAGAACTCGTAGATGAG CGTGAGCGGTTGAAGAAACAGTTAGAGAAAACAAAGAATCAGAAAGAAAAGCTGGAATCCTTATGCCGGTCACTTCAAGCAGAAAGGAAACAGAACTCTACCGAGGGCAACACCTCCGATGCACTTCCAGTTTCATCATGA
- the LOC112182448 gene encoding RNA pseudouridine synthase 5 isoform X1: MSTSSLSPQTFGLPWPDLNDGLSYNDVVKPSDSELTLIEFYSSKYKSSAPLQGWLQRIRNGQITVDGEVVRDSNTILRVGSELVYHRLAWREPDAPYLLEVLYEDDDMIALNKPGGLQVLPGGLFQQRTVLTQLLWRQTQKIHHLACQESHPVPVHRLGRGTSGILLCAKTKHAKTQLAAYFADGTSHIGDDSDTNMKLHTIRKISKIYRALVTGILCEDEVIVKQPIGTVRYPGVAKGLYVASPTGKPALSKVEVLERDIQKNHTIVQVEIQSGRPHQIRIHLSFIGHPLLGDLLYVAGGQPKCLGSDFVDESFADDGGFKRPTKPVPGDCGYNLHAHQVVLSHPSSNEVIKITAPLPLVLRTREEIEELSSVM, translated from the exons ATGTCGACCTCTTCGCTATCACCTCAAACTTTCGGATTGCCGTGGCCCGATCTCAACGACGGCTTGTCATACAACGACGTCGTTAAACCCTCCGATTCCG AATTGACACTGATAGAGTTCTACTCTAGCAAATACAAGAGCTCAGCTCCGTTGCAAGG TTGGCTGCAGAGAATCCGAAACGGACAG ATAACAGTTGATGGAGAAGTAGTTAGAGATTCGAATACGATTCTCAG GGTTGGTTCGGAATTGGTCTATCATAGGCTTGCATGGAGAGAGCCGGATGCGCCATACTTGCTCGAGGTTCTATATGAGGATGATGATATG ATTGCTTTGAATAAGCCAGGCGGGCTGCAAGTTTTACCTGGAGGTCTTTTTCAGCAACGGACAGTTCTAACACAGCTCCTATGGCGGCAAACTCAGAAGATCCATCACTTAGCATGCCAAGAATCACATCCAGTTCCTGTTCATCGCCTAGGAAGGGGCACTTCAG GAATACTGCTATGTGCAAAGACGAAGCATGCCAAAACTCAACTTGCAGCATATTTTGCTGATGGGACATCCCATATTGGAGATGACAG TGACACCAACATGAAGCTGCATACAATAAGGAAAATCTCAAAGATATACCGGGCGCTAGTGACCGGGATACTTTGTGAGGACGAG GTGATTGTTAAGCAACCAATTGGAACTGTGCGATATCCTGGTGTGGCTAAAGGGCTGTATGTTGCTTCTCCCACAG GAAAACCAGCTCTGAGCAAAGTAGAAGTTCTTGAGAGGGACATACAGAAAAATCACACAATCGTACAG GTAGAGATTCAGTCAGGGAGACCACATCAAATACGCATTCATCTTTCTTTCATAGGACATCCCTTGCTAG GAGATCTTCTATATGTTGCTGGTGGACAACCAAAGTGCTTGGGATCTGACTTTGTAGATGAAAGTTTTGCAGATGACGG AGGGTTCAAGAGGCCTACGAAGCCTGTTCCTGGAGATTGTGGTTATAACTTGCATGCTCATCAAGTGGTTCTCTCTCACCCATCATCCAATGAG GTAATCAAAATTACAGCACCTCTCCCACTTGTCCTTCGGACTCGAGAAGAAATCGAAGAACTCAGTAGCGTTATGTGA
- the LOC112182451 gene encoding general transcription factor IIF subunit 2, whose protein sequence is MAPSQIAMEDQKPQRTSSTSNSGANSNKNLRGHLETSKAAEPVWLMKCPPNVAKSFKPDAAADRSVTAEEPCPSGPVAKVILSLDPLNSNNEPKFTMELAATESANTPKCYALDMSRDFIPMSVFSESSEGKLSVEGKIFNKFDMKPHDENLENYGKLCRERTKKHMKSRKIQVIDNDNGAHMRPMPGMIGFVVPGPSDKKKAPTKGSEMKRTRRDRGEMEHIMFKLFERQPNWTLRQLIQETDQPEQFLKDILKDLSVYNNKGANQGTYELKPEYRRTCQEPAH, encoded by the exons ATGGCGCCAAGCCAAATAGCAATGGAAGACCAAAAACCACAACGAACCAGTAGCACTAGTAATAGTGGTGCCAACAGCAACAAAAATTTGAGGGGGCATTTGGAGACGAGCAAAGCAGCGGAGCCAGTGTGGCTTATGAAATGCCCTCCCAACGTCGCCAAATCGTTTAAGCCTGACGCCGCCGCCGACCGCTCCGTCACCGCAGAGGAGCCTTGTCCTTCCGGCCCTGTCGCCAAGGTCATCCTCTCCCTTGACCCTCTCAACTCCAATAACGAACCTAAG TTTACCATGGAACTGGCGGCCACTGAATCTGCAAATACCCCCAAGTGTTACGCTTTGGATATGTCCAGGGACTTCATTCCAATGTCTGTGTTTTCAGAGTCGTCAGAAG GAAAGTTATCTGTGGAGGGGAAAATCTTCAACAAATTTGACATGAAGCCCCATGATGAGAATCTTGAGAATTATGGGAAACTTTGCCGTGAACGAACAAAAAAGCATATGAAAAGTAGAAAGATTCAG GTGATCGACAATGACAATGGGGCACATATGAGGCCTATGCCAGGGATGATTGGTTTTGTGGTTCCTGGACCCAGT GACAAGAAGAAAGCGCCAACTAAGGgatcagaaatgaagagaacaaGGAGGGACCGTGGAGAAATGGAACATATTATGTTTAAGCTCTTTGAAAGGCAACCTAATTGGACTTTAAGACAATTGATCCAAGAGACAGATCAACCCGAA CAATTTCTGAAAGACATACTGAAGGACCTCTCTGTTTACAACAACAAGGGAGCTAATCAAGGCACTTACGAGCTGAAACCTGAATACAGGAGAACATGCCAGGAGCCAGCTCACTAA
- the LOC112182448 gene encoding RNA pseudouridine synthase 5 isoform X2, whose translation MSTSSLSPQTFGLPWPDLNDGLSYNDVVKPSDSELTLIEFYSSKYKSSAPLQGWLQRIRNGQITVDGEVVRDSNTILRLAWREPDAPYLLEVLYEDDDMIALNKPGGLQVLPGGLFQQRTVLTQLLWRQTQKIHHLACQESHPVPVHRLGRGTSGILLCAKTKHAKTQLAAYFADGTSHIGDDSDTNMKLHTIRKISKIYRALVTGILCEDEVIVKQPIGTVRYPGVAKGLYVASPTGKPALSKVEVLERDIQKNHTIVQVEIQSGRPHQIRIHLSFIGHPLLGDLLYVAGGQPKCLGSDFVDESFADDGGFKRPTKPVPGDCGYNLHAHQVVLSHPSSNEVIKITAPLPLVLRTREEIEELSSVM comes from the exons ATGTCGACCTCTTCGCTATCACCTCAAACTTTCGGATTGCCGTGGCCCGATCTCAACGACGGCTTGTCATACAACGACGTCGTTAAACCCTCCGATTCCG AATTGACACTGATAGAGTTCTACTCTAGCAAATACAAGAGCTCAGCTCCGTTGCAAGG TTGGCTGCAGAGAATCCGAAACGGACAG ATAACAGTTGATGGAGAAGTAGTTAGAGATTCGAATACGATTCTCAG GCTTGCATGGAGAGAGCCGGATGCGCCATACTTGCTCGAGGTTCTATATGAGGATGATGATATG ATTGCTTTGAATAAGCCAGGCGGGCTGCAAGTTTTACCTGGAGGTCTTTTTCAGCAACGGACAGTTCTAACACAGCTCCTATGGCGGCAAACTCAGAAGATCCATCACTTAGCATGCCAAGAATCACATCCAGTTCCTGTTCATCGCCTAGGAAGGGGCACTTCAG GAATACTGCTATGTGCAAAGACGAAGCATGCCAAAACTCAACTTGCAGCATATTTTGCTGATGGGACATCCCATATTGGAGATGACAG TGACACCAACATGAAGCTGCATACAATAAGGAAAATCTCAAAGATATACCGGGCGCTAGTGACCGGGATACTTTGTGAGGACGAG GTGATTGTTAAGCAACCAATTGGAACTGTGCGATATCCTGGTGTGGCTAAAGGGCTGTATGTTGCTTCTCCCACAG GAAAACCAGCTCTGAGCAAAGTAGAAGTTCTTGAGAGGGACATACAGAAAAATCACACAATCGTACAG GTAGAGATTCAGTCAGGGAGACCACATCAAATACGCATTCATCTTTCTTTCATAGGACATCCCTTGCTAG GAGATCTTCTATATGTTGCTGGTGGACAACCAAAGTGCTTGGGATCTGACTTTGTAGATGAAAGTTTTGCAGATGACGG AGGGTTCAAGAGGCCTACGAAGCCTGTTCCTGGAGATTGTGGTTATAACTTGCATGCTCATCAAGTGGTTCTCTCTCACCCATCATCCAATGAG GTAATCAAAATTACAGCACCTCTCCCACTTGTCCTTCGGACTCGAGAAGAAATCGAAGAACTCAGTAGCGTTATGTGA